A single window of Sphaerodactylus townsendi isolate TG3544 linkage group LG05, MPM_Stown_v2.3, whole genome shotgun sequence DNA harbors:
- the CBFA2T2 gene encoding protein CBFA2T2 isoform X1, translating into MVGIPGASQFATEKRVSVMPGSPVEVKIQSRSSPSSMPPLPPVNSSGPRSVSFTPAALPNGTNHSPPTLNGAPSPPQRFSNGPSSSSSSSLTNQQLPATCGARQLSKLKRFLTTLQQFGNDISPEIGEKVRTLVLALVNSTVTIEEFHCKLQEATNFPLRPFVIPFLKANLPLLQRELLHCARAAKQTPSQYLAQHEHVLLNTNTSSPADSSELLMEVNGNGKRHSPDRREESSFERDPLPSEPPAKRVCTISPAPRHSPALMLPVINPAGQFHPTPPPLQHYTLEDIATSHLYRDPSKMLEHRELRDRHGVGLNGGYQDELVDHRLTEREWADEWKHLDHVRNLKAQPPAPLNMSFTALNCIMEMVEKTRRSMAVLRRCQEADREELNYWKRRCSETSEPRKGGSELIVRQHSPGSSDSVSSDSQREFSSRSGAASYVTEEIWKKAEEAVNEVKRQAMSEVQKAVAEAEQKAFEMIASERAQMEQTIADAKRQAAEDAFLVINEQEESTESCWNCGRKASETCSGCNIARYCGSFCQHKDWERHHRICGQGLHSQVKPLPLPAGRSAAVTHKAVEGIPSPALEKTSATTSRSSTPASMTAVDTNGL; encoded by the exons TTGCTACTGAGAAGAGGGTATCAGTAATGCCAGGATCCCCTGTGGAAGTAAAGATACAGTCACGATCGTCTCCGTCCAGTATGCCGCCGCTGCCTCCTGTCAACTCCAGTGGTCCCCGGTCTGTCTCATTTACCCCTGCAGCAT TACCAAATGGGACAAACCATTCTCCCCCTACACTGAATGGAGCACCATCACCACCTCAGAGGTTTAGCAATGGGCCAtcctcatcttcatcatcttcactGACCAATCAGCAGCTCCCAGCTACCTGTGGGGCTCGTCAGCTCAGCAAACTGAAGAGGTTTCTTACCACCCTACAGCAGTTTGGTAACGACATTTCACCAGAGATTGGGGAGAAGGTCCGGACACTTGTTTTAGCATTAGTG aATTCTACAGTGACAATAGAAGAGTTTCACTGCAAACTTCAGGAGGCCACTAATTTTCCTCTCCGCCCGTTTGTGATTCCATTCTTGAAG GCCAACCTTCCACTTCTACAGAGGGAGCTGCTGCACTGTGCTCGGGCAGCCAAACAGACTCCTTCCCAATATTTGGCCCAACATGAACATGTCTTGCTGAACACAAACACATCTTCCCCAGCTGATTCATCCGAGCTGCTGATGGAAGTGAATGGAAACGGGAAGAGGCACAGTCCGGACAG gagagaagaaagcagcttTGAGAGAGACCCACTCCCCTCAGAGCCCCCTGCCAAGAGGGTGTGCACCATTAGCCCAGCTCCTAGGCACAGCCCAGCCCTGATGCTGCCCGTCATCAATCCAGCTGGGCAGTTCCATCCTACTCCTCCCCCGCTCCAGCATTACACCTTGGAAGACATTGCAACCTCCCACTTGTACCGAGACCCAAGCAAGATGTTGGAGCACAGGGAACTGCGAGACAGGCATGGTGTCG GGTTAAATGGAGGCTATCAGGATGAGCTTGTGGATCATcgcttgacagagagagaatgGGCTGATGAATGGAAGCATCTTGACCATGTAAGGAACTTGAAAGCACAGCCTCCAGCTCCTCTTAACATGAGCTTCACA GCATTGAACTGCATCATGGAAATGGTAGAGAAGACCAGACGCTCCATGGCTGTCCTCCGCCGGTGCCAAGAGGCTGACAGGGAAGAGCTGAACTATTGGAAGAGACGATGCAGTGAAACTTCAGAGCCTCGGAAAGGAGGGAGCGAATTAATTGTAAGGCAGCACAGCCCAGGGAGCTCAGATTCAGTCAGCAGTG ATTCTCAACGTGAGTTTAGTAGCCGGTCAGGAGCAGCCAGCTATGTCACTGAAGAGATCTGGAAGAAAGCCG AAGAAGCTGTGAATGAAGTGAAGCGCCAGGCCATGTCTGAAGTCCAGAAAGCTGTAGCAGAGGCTGAGCAGAAGGCCTTTGAAATGATTGCATCTGAGAGGGCTCAAATGGAGCAGACCATTGCAGATGCCAAGCGCCAGGCAGCTGAGGATGCTTTTCTAGTGATCAATGAGCAGGAAGAGTCTACAGAG aGCTGCTGGAACTGTGGCCGCAAAGCCAGCGAGACATGCAGCGGATGCAACATTGCCCGCTATTGTGGCTCCTTTTGCCAGCATAAGGATTGGGAGAGACACCATCGAATCTGTGGGCAAGGCCTGCACAGCCAGGTCAAACCACTCCCCTTGCCAGCAGGCCGATCTGCAGCCGTCACCCACAAAGCAGTCGAGGGCATCCCAAGTCCAGCTCTAGAGAAAACTTCAGCTACCACCTCTCGATCCTCCACTCCAGCCTCCATGACAGCAGTAGACACCAATGGACTCTAA
- the CBFA2T2 gene encoding protein CBFA2T2 isoform X2, producing MVGIPGASQFATEKRVSVMPGSPVEVKIQSRSSPSSMPPLPPVNSSGPRSVSFTPAALPNGTNHSPPTLNGAPSPPQRFSNGPSSSSSSSLTNQQLPATCGARQLSKLKRFLTTLQQFGNDISPEIGEKVRTLVLALVNSTVTIEEFHCKLQEATNFPLRPFVIPFLKANLPLLQRELLHCARAAKQTPSQYLAQHEHVLLNTNTSSPADSSELLMEVNGNGKRHSPDRREESSFERDPLPSEPPAKRVCTISPAPRHSPALMLPVINPAGQFHPTPPPLQHYTLEDIATSHLYRDPSKMLEHRELRDRHGVGLNGGYQDELVDHRLTEREWADEWKHLDHVRNLKAQPPAPLNMSFTALNCIMEMVEKTRRSMAVLRRCQEADREELNYWKRRCSETSEPRKGGSELIVRQHSPGSSDSVSSDSQREFSSRSGAASYVTEEIWKKAEAVNEVKRQAMSEVQKAVAEAEQKAFEMIASERAQMEQTIADAKRQAAEDAFLVINEQEESTESCWNCGRKASETCSGCNIARYCGSFCQHKDWERHHRICGQGLHSQVKPLPLPAGRSAAVTHKAVEGIPSPALEKTSATTSRSSTPASMTAVDTNGL from the exons TTGCTACTGAGAAGAGGGTATCAGTAATGCCAGGATCCCCTGTGGAAGTAAAGATACAGTCACGATCGTCTCCGTCCAGTATGCCGCCGCTGCCTCCTGTCAACTCCAGTGGTCCCCGGTCTGTCTCATTTACCCCTGCAGCAT TACCAAATGGGACAAACCATTCTCCCCCTACACTGAATGGAGCACCATCACCACCTCAGAGGTTTAGCAATGGGCCAtcctcatcttcatcatcttcactGACCAATCAGCAGCTCCCAGCTACCTGTGGGGCTCGTCAGCTCAGCAAACTGAAGAGGTTTCTTACCACCCTACAGCAGTTTGGTAACGACATTTCACCAGAGATTGGGGAGAAGGTCCGGACACTTGTTTTAGCATTAGTG aATTCTACAGTGACAATAGAAGAGTTTCACTGCAAACTTCAGGAGGCCACTAATTTTCCTCTCCGCCCGTTTGTGATTCCATTCTTGAAG GCCAACCTTCCACTTCTACAGAGGGAGCTGCTGCACTGTGCTCGGGCAGCCAAACAGACTCCTTCCCAATATTTGGCCCAACATGAACATGTCTTGCTGAACACAAACACATCTTCCCCAGCTGATTCATCCGAGCTGCTGATGGAAGTGAATGGAAACGGGAAGAGGCACAGTCCGGACAG gagagaagaaagcagcttTGAGAGAGACCCACTCCCCTCAGAGCCCCCTGCCAAGAGGGTGTGCACCATTAGCCCAGCTCCTAGGCACAGCCCAGCCCTGATGCTGCCCGTCATCAATCCAGCTGGGCAGTTCCATCCTACTCCTCCCCCGCTCCAGCATTACACCTTGGAAGACATTGCAACCTCCCACTTGTACCGAGACCCAAGCAAGATGTTGGAGCACAGGGAACTGCGAGACAGGCATGGTGTCG GGTTAAATGGAGGCTATCAGGATGAGCTTGTGGATCATcgcttgacagagagagaatgGGCTGATGAATGGAAGCATCTTGACCATGTAAGGAACTTGAAAGCACAGCCTCCAGCTCCTCTTAACATGAGCTTCACA GCATTGAACTGCATCATGGAAATGGTAGAGAAGACCAGACGCTCCATGGCTGTCCTCCGCCGGTGCCAAGAGGCTGACAGGGAAGAGCTGAACTATTGGAAGAGACGATGCAGTGAAACTTCAGAGCCTCGGAAAGGAGGGAGCGAATTAATTGTAAGGCAGCACAGCCCAGGGAGCTCAGATTCAGTCAGCAGTG ATTCTCAACGTGAGTTTAGTAGCCGGTCAGGAGCAGCCAGCTATGTCACTGAAGAGATCTGGAAGAAAGCCG AAGCTGTGAATGAAGTGAAGCGCCAGGCCATGTCTGAAGTCCAGAAAGCTGTAGCAGAGGCTGAGCAGAAGGCCTTTGAAATGATTGCATCTGAGAGGGCTCAAATGGAGCAGACCATTGCAGATGCCAAGCGCCAGGCAGCTGAGGATGCTTTTCTAGTGATCAATGAGCAGGAAGAGTCTACAGAG aGCTGCTGGAACTGTGGCCGCAAAGCCAGCGAGACATGCAGCGGATGCAACATTGCCCGCTATTGTGGCTCCTTTTGCCAGCATAAGGATTGGGAGAGACACCATCGAATCTGTGGGCAAGGCCTGCACAGCCAGGTCAAACCACTCCCCTTGCCAGCAGGCCGATCTGCAGCCGTCACCCACAAAGCAGTCGAGGGCATCCCAAGTCCAGCTCTAGAGAAAACTTCAGCTACCACCTCTCGATCCTCCACTCCAGCCTCCATGACAGCAGTAGACACCAATGGACTCTAA
- the CBFA2T2 gene encoding protein CBFA2T2 isoform X4, producing the protein MVGIPGASQFATEKRVSVMPGSPVEVKIQSRSSPSSMPPLPPVNSSGPRSVSFTPAALPNGTNHSPPTLNGAPSPPQRFSNGPSSSSSSSLTNQQLPATCGARQLSKLKRFLTTLQQFGNDISPEIGEKVRTLVLALVNSTVTIEEFHCKLQEATNFPLRPFVIPFLKANLPLLQRELLHCARAAKQTPSQYLAQHEHVLLNTNTSSPADSSELLMEVNGNGKRHSPDRREESSFERDPLPSEPPAKRVCTISPAPRHSPALMLPVINPAGQFHPTPPPLQHYTLEDIATSHLYRDPSKMLEHRELRDRHGVGLNGGYQDELVDHRLTEREWADEWKHLDHALNCIMEMVEKTRRSMAVLRRCQEADREELNYWKRRCSETSEPRKGGSELIVRQHSPGSSDSVSSDSQREFSSRSGAASYVTEEIWKKAEAVNEVKRQAMSEVQKAVAEAEQKAFEMIASERAQMEQTIADAKRQAAEDAFLVINEQEESTESCWNCGRKASETCSGCNIARYCGSFCQHKDWERHHRICGQGLHSQVKPLPLPAGRSAAVTHKAVEGIPSPALEKTSATTSRSSTPASMTAVDTNGL; encoded by the exons TTGCTACTGAGAAGAGGGTATCAGTAATGCCAGGATCCCCTGTGGAAGTAAAGATACAGTCACGATCGTCTCCGTCCAGTATGCCGCCGCTGCCTCCTGTCAACTCCAGTGGTCCCCGGTCTGTCTCATTTACCCCTGCAGCAT TACCAAATGGGACAAACCATTCTCCCCCTACACTGAATGGAGCACCATCACCACCTCAGAGGTTTAGCAATGGGCCAtcctcatcttcatcatcttcactGACCAATCAGCAGCTCCCAGCTACCTGTGGGGCTCGTCAGCTCAGCAAACTGAAGAGGTTTCTTACCACCCTACAGCAGTTTGGTAACGACATTTCACCAGAGATTGGGGAGAAGGTCCGGACACTTGTTTTAGCATTAGTG aATTCTACAGTGACAATAGAAGAGTTTCACTGCAAACTTCAGGAGGCCACTAATTTTCCTCTCCGCCCGTTTGTGATTCCATTCTTGAAG GCCAACCTTCCACTTCTACAGAGGGAGCTGCTGCACTGTGCTCGGGCAGCCAAACAGACTCCTTCCCAATATTTGGCCCAACATGAACATGTCTTGCTGAACACAAACACATCTTCCCCAGCTGATTCATCCGAGCTGCTGATGGAAGTGAATGGAAACGGGAAGAGGCACAGTCCGGACAG gagagaagaaagcagcttTGAGAGAGACCCACTCCCCTCAGAGCCCCCTGCCAAGAGGGTGTGCACCATTAGCCCAGCTCCTAGGCACAGCCCAGCCCTGATGCTGCCCGTCATCAATCCAGCTGGGCAGTTCCATCCTACTCCTCCCCCGCTCCAGCATTACACCTTGGAAGACATTGCAACCTCCCACTTGTACCGAGACCCAAGCAAGATGTTGGAGCACAGGGAACTGCGAGACAGGCATGGTGTCG GGTTAAATGGAGGCTATCAGGATGAGCTTGTGGATCATcgcttgacagagagagaatgGGCTGATGAATGGAAGCATCTTGACCAT GCATTGAACTGCATCATGGAAATGGTAGAGAAGACCAGACGCTCCATGGCTGTCCTCCGCCGGTGCCAAGAGGCTGACAGGGAAGAGCTGAACTATTGGAAGAGACGATGCAGTGAAACTTCAGAGCCTCGGAAAGGAGGGAGCGAATTAATTGTAAGGCAGCACAGCCCAGGGAGCTCAGATTCAGTCAGCAGTG ATTCTCAACGTGAGTTTAGTAGCCGGTCAGGAGCAGCCAGCTATGTCACTGAAGAGATCTGGAAGAAAGCCG AAGCTGTGAATGAAGTGAAGCGCCAGGCCATGTCTGAAGTCCAGAAAGCTGTAGCAGAGGCTGAGCAGAAGGCCTTTGAAATGATTGCATCTGAGAGGGCTCAAATGGAGCAGACCATTGCAGATGCCAAGCGCCAGGCAGCTGAGGATGCTTTTCTAGTGATCAATGAGCAGGAAGAGTCTACAGAG aGCTGCTGGAACTGTGGCCGCAAAGCCAGCGAGACATGCAGCGGATGCAACATTGCCCGCTATTGTGGCTCCTTTTGCCAGCATAAGGATTGGGAGAGACACCATCGAATCTGTGGGCAAGGCCTGCACAGCCAGGTCAAACCACTCCCCTTGCCAGCAGGCCGATCTGCAGCCGTCACCCACAAAGCAGTCGAGGGCATCCCAAGTCCAGCTCTAGAGAAAACTTCAGCTACCACCTCTCGATCCTCCACTCCAGCCTCCATGACAGCAGTAGACACCAATGGACTCTAA
- the CBFA2T2 gene encoding protein CBFA2T2 isoform X5, whose amino-acid sequence MPGSPVEVKIQSRSSPSSMPPLPPVNSSGPRSVSFTPAALPNGTNHSPPTLNGAPSPPQRFSNGPSSSSSSSLTNQQLPATCGARQLSKLKRFLTTLQQFGNDISPEIGEKVRTLVLALVNSTVTIEEFHCKLQEATNFPLRPFVIPFLKANLPLLQRELLHCARAAKQTPSQYLAQHEHVLLNTNTSSPADSSELLMEVNGNGKRHSPDRREESSFERDPLPSEPPAKRVCTISPAPRHSPALMLPVINPAGQFHPTPPPLQHYTLEDIATSHLYRDPSKMLEHRELRDRHGVGLNGGYQDELVDHRLTEREWADEWKHLDHVRNLKAQPPAPLNMSFTALNCIMEMVEKTRRSMAVLRRCQEADREELNYWKRRCSETSEPRKGGSELIVRQHSPGSSDSVSSDSQREFSSRSGAASYVTEEIWKKAEEAVNEVKRQAMSEVQKAVAEAEQKAFEMIASERAQMEQTIADAKRQAAEDAFLVINEQEESTESCWNCGRKASETCSGCNIARYCGSFCQHKDWERHHRICGQGLHSQVKPLPLPAGRSAAVTHKAVEGIPSPALEKTSATTSRSSTPASMTAVDTNGL is encoded by the exons ATGCCAGGATCCCCTGTGGAAGTAAAGATACAGTCACGATCGTCTCCGTCCAGTATGCCGCCGCTGCCTCCTGTCAACTCCAGTGGTCCCCGGTCTGTCTCATTTACCCCTGCAGCAT TACCAAATGGGACAAACCATTCTCCCCCTACACTGAATGGAGCACCATCACCACCTCAGAGGTTTAGCAATGGGCCAtcctcatcttcatcatcttcactGACCAATCAGCAGCTCCCAGCTACCTGTGGGGCTCGTCAGCTCAGCAAACTGAAGAGGTTTCTTACCACCCTACAGCAGTTTGGTAACGACATTTCACCAGAGATTGGGGAGAAGGTCCGGACACTTGTTTTAGCATTAGTG aATTCTACAGTGACAATAGAAGAGTTTCACTGCAAACTTCAGGAGGCCACTAATTTTCCTCTCCGCCCGTTTGTGATTCCATTCTTGAAG GCCAACCTTCCACTTCTACAGAGGGAGCTGCTGCACTGTGCTCGGGCAGCCAAACAGACTCCTTCCCAATATTTGGCCCAACATGAACATGTCTTGCTGAACACAAACACATCTTCCCCAGCTGATTCATCCGAGCTGCTGATGGAAGTGAATGGAAACGGGAAGAGGCACAGTCCGGACAG gagagaagaaagcagcttTGAGAGAGACCCACTCCCCTCAGAGCCCCCTGCCAAGAGGGTGTGCACCATTAGCCCAGCTCCTAGGCACAGCCCAGCCCTGATGCTGCCCGTCATCAATCCAGCTGGGCAGTTCCATCCTACTCCTCCCCCGCTCCAGCATTACACCTTGGAAGACATTGCAACCTCCCACTTGTACCGAGACCCAAGCAAGATGTTGGAGCACAGGGAACTGCGAGACAGGCATGGTGTCG GGTTAAATGGAGGCTATCAGGATGAGCTTGTGGATCATcgcttgacagagagagaatgGGCTGATGAATGGAAGCATCTTGACCATGTAAGGAACTTGAAAGCACAGCCTCCAGCTCCTCTTAACATGAGCTTCACA GCATTGAACTGCATCATGGAAATGGTAGAGAAGACCAGACGCTCCATGGCTGTCCTCCGCCGGTGCCAAGAGGCTGACAGGGAAGAGCTGAACTATTGGAAGAGACGATGCAGTGAAACTTCAGAGCCTCGGAAAGGAGGGAGCGAATTAATTGTAAGGCAGCACAGCCCAGGGAGCTCAGATTCAGTCAGCAGTG ATTCTCAACGTGAGTTTAGTAGCCGGTCAGGAGCAGCCAGCTATGTCACTGAAGAGATCTGGAAGAAAGCCG AAGAAGCTGTGAATGAAGTGAAGCGCCAGGCCATGTCTGAAGTCCAGAAAGCTGTAGCAGAGGCTGAGCAGAAGGCCTTTGAAATGATTGCATCTGAGAGGGCTCAAATGGAGCAGACCATTGCAGATGCCAAGCGCCAGGCAGCTGAGGATGCTTTTCTAGTGATCAATGAGCAGGAAGAGTCTACAGAG aGCTGCTGGAACTGTGGCCGCAAAGCCAGCGAGACATGCAGCGGATGCAACATTGCCCGCTATTGTGGCTCCTTTTGCCAGCATAAGGATTGGGAGAGACACCATCGAATCTGTGGGCAAGGCCTGCACAGCCAGGTCAAACCACTCCCCTTGCCAGCAGGCCGATCTGCAGCCGTCACCCACAAAGCAGTCGAGGGCATCCCAAGTCCAGCTCTAGAGAAAACTTCAGCTACCACCTCTCGATCCTCCACTCCAGCCTCCATGACAGCAGTAGACACCAATGGACTCTAA
- the CBFA2T2 gene encoding protein CBFA2T2 isoform X3 — protein MVGIPGASQFATEKRVSVMPGSPVEVKIQSRSSPSSMPPLPPVNSSGPRSVSFTPAALPNGTNHSPPTLNGAPSPPQRFSNGPSSSSSSSLTNQQLPATCGARQLSKLKRFLTTLQQFGNDISPEIGEKVRTLVLALVNSTVTIEEFHCKLQEATNFPLRPFVIPFLKANLPLLQRELLHCARAAKQTPSQYLAQHEHVLLNTNTSSPADSSELLMEVNGNGKRHSPDRREESSFERDPLPSEPPAKRVCTISPAPRHSPALMLPVINPAGQFHPTPPPLQHYTLEDIATSHLYRDPSKMLEHRELRDRHGVGLNGGYQDELVDHRLTEREWADEWKHLDHALNCIMEMVEKTRRSMAVLRRCQEADREELNYWKRRCSETSEPRKGGSELIVRQHSPGSSDSVSSDSQREFSSRSGAASYVTEEIWKKAEEAVNEVKRQAMSEVQKAVAEAEQKAFEMIASERAQMEQTIADAKRQAAEDAFLVINEQEESTESCWNCGRKASETCSGCNIARYCGSFCQHKDWERHHRICGQGLHSQVKPLPLPAGRSAAVTHKAVEGIPSPALEKTSATTSRSSTPASMTAVDTNGL, from the exons TTGCTACTGAGAAGAGGGTATCAGTAATGCCAGGATCCCCTGTGGAAGTAAAGATACAGTCACGATCGTCTCCGTCCAGTATGCCGCCGCTGCCTCCTGTCAACTCCAGTGGTCCCCGGTCTGTCTCATTTACCCCTGCAGCAT TACCAAATGGGACAAACCATTCTCCCCCTACACTGAATGGAGCACCATCACCACCTCAGAGGTTTAGCAATGGGCCAtcctcatcttcatcatcttcactGACCAATCAGCAGCTCCCAGCTACCTGTGGGGCTCGTCAGCTCAGCAAACTGAAGAGGTTTCTTACCACCCTACAGCAGTTTGGTAACGACATTTCACCAGAGATTGGGGAGAAGGTCCGGACACTTGTTTTAGCATTAGTG aATTCTACAGTGACAATAGAAGAGTTTCACTGCAAACTTCAGGAGGCCACTAATTTTCCTCTCCGCCCGTTTGTGATTCCATTCTTGAAG GCCAACCTTCCACTTCTACAGAGGGAGCTGCTGCACTGTGCTCGGGCAGCCAAACAGACTCCTTCCCAATATTTGGCCCAACATGAACATGTCTTGCTGAACACAAACACATCTTCCCCAGCTGATTCATCCGAGCTGCTGATGGAAGTGAATGGAAACGGGAAGAGGCACAGTCCGGACAG gagagaagaaagcagcttTGAGAGAGACCCACTCCCCTCAGAGCCCCCTGCCAAGAGGGTGTGCACCATTAGCCCAGCTCCTAGGCACAGCCCAGCCCTGATGCTGCCCGTCATCAATCCAGCTGGGCAGTTCCATCCTACTCCTCCCCCGCTCCAGCATTACACCTTGGAAGACATTGCAACCTCCCACTTGTACCGAGACCCAAGCAAGATGTTGGAGCACAGGGAACTGCGAGACAGGCATGGTGTCG GGTTAAATGGAGGCTATCAGGATGAGCTTGTGGATCATcgcttgacagagagagaatgGGCTGATGAATGGAAGCATCTTGACCAT GCATTGAACTGCATCATGGAAATGGTAGAGAAGACCAGACGCTCCATGGCTGTCCTCCGCCGGTGCCAAGAGGCTGACAGGGAAGAGCTGAACTATTGGAAGAGACGATGCAGTGAAACTTCAGAGCCTCGGAAAGGAGGGAGCGAATTAATTGTAAGGCAGCACAGCCCAGGGAGCTCAGATTCAGTCAGCAGTG ATTCTCAACGTGAGTTTAGTAGCCGGTCAGGAGCAGCCAGCTATGTCACTGAAGAGATCTGGAAGAAAGCCG AAGAAGCTGTGAATGAAGTGAAGCGCCAGGCCATGTCTGAAGTCCAGAAAGCTGTAGCAGAGGCTGAGCAGAAGGCCTTTGAAATGATTGCATCTGAGAGGGCTCAAATGGAGCAGACCATTGCAGATGCCAAGCGCCAGGCAGCTGAGGATGCTTTTCTAGTGATCAATGAGCAGGAAGAGTCTACAGAG aGCTGCTGGAACTGTGGCCGCAAAGCCAGCGAGACATGCAGCGGATGCAACATTGCCCGCTATTGTGGCTCCTTTTGCCAGCATAAGGATTGGGAGAGACACCATCGAATCTGTGGGCAAGGCCTGCACAGCCAGGTCAAACCACTCCCCTTGCCAGCAGGCCGATCTGCAGCCGTCACCCACAAAGCAGTCGAGGGCATCCCAAGTCCAGCTCTAGAGAAAACTTCAGCTACCACCTCTCGATCCTCCACTCCAGCCTCCATGACAGCAGTAGACACCAATGGACTCTAA